From a single Nothobranchius furzeri strain GRZ-AD chromosome 9, NfurGRZ-RIMD1, whole genome shotgun sequence genomic region:
- the prtga gene encoding protogenin A isoform X2, producing MAPLKRKLYQRLLLFAIFLPITGVLSFSELLFTKEPHDVTVMRKEATILDCQAHGEAPIDVRWLKNGVKIVPNERVYLLSNGSLFISEVESRRGDKSDEGCYQCLAQNKYGTILSQKARLTIASMSTFALQPTSIVVTEGSVARFSCKISAHPPPIITWEFNRVTLPLSTERITVLPSGVLQIQGVQRGDAGHYRCIATNIASRRRSTEATLTITPAPLPQLPQRPRIIAGPQNISVSLHQTAILECLATGNPRPLVSWSRADTKSIDVHNTKVLGNGNLIITDIKPQHGGVYMCRATTPGTRNYTVASANVTVLAPPSFVEWPESLTRPRAGTARFVCHAEGYPAPQVTWFKNGEKVHSNGRIKMYHRLIVVMSEDRPSAPRNIRADTVSSSAILLAWERPQYNADKVIAYSVHYMKAEGLNNEEYQVVIGNDTTRYIIDDLEPARNYTFYVVAYMPMGASRMSDHVFQHTLEDVPLRAPELSLTSHSPTDIQVSWQPLPQKLSRGRVSSYRLSYRISSESIGSQIELPGEKTQHRLESLQPDTIYLLCIAAATSVGWGEQSAWTSHRTPKASSAQVPLAPELYLEPLNCTTISARWHLTPRNSVRLLGYKLFYHEESQPESPPLQLQASAHKHTIEGLDPRKKYHVKLLAYNAVGDGYQADQTISTPGCVSVRDRLVPPPPPPNNVQARTNSSSAVFLHWGRPAFTSSNVVNYTIRCNPVGLQNASLVLYLQTNEQSLFVQDLEPNTKYEFAVRLHIDQLSSPWSPVAYQTTFPEAPTRPPSNIKVSLIEADTALVSWKLPDEPNVAVTHYTILYASRTAWMAGKWKVLQKEGSITMALLENLSPGQVYLVKVSASNSMGDGPYSNAVELTVRLDPSSGGDVGLSRGSTLSTGFSDGFYHLDQKSMTGITVGVCIALICIIICAFIIVCRGKNRKFSAVKTYTEEVTTTAAASILLGSEGHAQITEMAVPMMSQRHFIDAKGGTNLIINSLGPIQHITDKDRKWYFFRSDVKKGSKVIQDMEHSVLSYQPGTTVLAYEEELSGSPNQPTPLQSPCDAEGSSNSEGSHETGDSGRYSHDETELTNLSSGPNSRPPTPTAEDSEDSEASGSAGEPHEESRVHLKGKESVVTDISHQEAHCSYQSALPV from the exons ATGGCTCCTCTCAAAAGGAAACTATATCAGCGTTTGCTGCTTTTTGCGATCTTTTTACCAATCACAG GTGTTTTAAGCTTTAGTGAGTTACTCTTTACCAAGGAACCCCATGATGTCACCGTCATGCGGAAAGAAGCCACTATTTTGGATTGCCAGGCACATGGAGAGGCACCCATTGACGTTAGATGGCTCAAAAATGGAGTGAAAATTGTTCCGAATGAACGGGTTTACCTGCTCTCCAATGGCTCCCTTTTTATCTCAGAGGTGGAGAGCAGAAGAGGAGACAAATCAGATGAAGGGTGCTATCAGTGCCTTGCTCAgaacaagtatggaacaatcttgAGCCAGAAAGCCCGTCTTACAATCGCAA GTATGTCCACTTTTGCACTCCAGCCGACATCCATAGTGGTGACGGAAGGCTCCGTTGCCAGGTTTTCCTGTAAAATCAGTGCGCACCCTCCTCCCATCATCACTTGGGAGTTCAACCGGGTCACATTACCCCTCTCCACTGAAAG AATTACAGTCCTGCCCAGTGGTGTTCTTCAGATCCAGGGGGTGCAGCGAGGGGATGCTGGACACTACCGCTGCATCGCCACCAATATTGCCAGCCGTCGTAGAAGCACAGAGGCAACCCTGACTATCACCCCAG CTCCACTACCCCAGCTACCCCAGAGACCCCGCATCATCGCTGGACCTCAGAACATTTCAGTGTCCTTGCATCAGACTGCCATCCTGGAATGCCTGGCCACAGGCAACCCCCGACCCCTTGTCTCTTGGAGCCGAGCAGACACCAAATCTATTGACGTGCACAACACCAAGGTACTGGGAAATGGCAACCTCATTATCACAGACATCAAGCCCCAACATGGAGGAGTCTACATGTGCAGAGCCACCACTCCTGGCACACGAAACTATACCGTCGCTTCAGCCAACGTCACCGTGCTGG CACCACCTTCTtttgtggagtggcctgaaagctTGACCCGTCCGCGTGCCGGCACCGCCCGTTTTGTGTGCCATGCTGAGGGATATCCAGCACCTCAGGTCACGTGGTTTAAGAACGGAGAGAAAGTCCACTCCAATGGCCGAATCAAGATGTACCATAG GCTCATTGTGGTGATGTCAGAAGACCGGCCAAGCGCTCCCAGGAACATCCGAGCTGACACTGTGTCGAGCTCGGCCATCCTCCTGGcttgggaaaggcctcagtacaacgCGGATAAAGTCATTGCTTACTCTGTTCATTACATGAAAGCTGAAG GATTGAACAATGAGGAATATCAAGTTGTCATTGGAAACGATACGACCCGTTACATTATTGATGATCTGGAGCCGGCTCGCAACTACACCTTCTACGTGGTGGCCTACATGCCGATGGGAGCCAGTCGCATGTCGGACCACGTCTTCCAGCACACGCTAGAGGATG TTCCCCTGCGGGCCCCAGAGCTCAGCCTCACCAGCCACAGCCCCACAGACATCCAGGTGTCTTGGCAGCCGCTCCCTCAGAAGCTGAGCCGTGGTCGAGTTTCCAGCTACCGCTTGTCCTATCGTATCAGTTCCGAGAGCATAGGATCACAAATAGAGCTACCAGGAGAAAAGACTCAACATCGTCTGGAAAGCCTGCAGCCTGACACCATCTACCTTCTGTGTATTGCTGCTGCCACCAGTGTCGGGTGGGGGGAGCAATCCGCCTGGACGTCTCACCGCACTCCAAAGGCATCTAGTGCTCAAG TTCCTCTGGCTCCAGAGCTGTATCTGGAACCCTTAAACTGCACCACTATTTCAGCCCGCTGGCATTTGACTCCCAGAAACTCGGTCAGACTTCTGGGCTACAAACTTTTCTACCACGAGGAAAGCCAACCTGAGAGCCCCCCACTGCAGCTGCAAGCTTCAGCTCATAAACACACCATCGAAGGCCTCG ACCCAAGAAAGAAGTACCACGTCAAGCTTCTGGCTTATAATGCTGTTGGAGACGGATACCAGGCAGACCAGACCATCAGCACCCCCGGATGTGTCT CTGTTCGAGATCGCCTGGTgccacctccacctccacctAACAACGTTCAGGCCCGGACCAACAGCTCCAGTGCTGTGTTTCTACACTGGGGGCGACCAGCCTTCACCTCCAGCAATGTGGTCAACTACACAATCCGCTGCAACCCTGTAGGCCTTCAGAATGCCTCGCTGGTTCTCTACCTGCAGAC GAACGAGCAGAGCCTCTTTGTGCAAGATCTGGAGCCCAACACCAAGTATGAGTTTGCTGTTCGCCTCCATATTGACCAGCTCTCCAGCCCCTGGAGTCCTGTGGCGTACCAGACCACGTTTCCTGAAG CTCCCACGAGACCTCCGTCCAACATCAAAGTGTCCCTGATTGAGGCGGACACAGCACTTGTCTCATGGAAACTCCCAGATGAACCCAATGTAGCTGTGACACACTACACCATCTTGTATGCCTCTAGAActgcctggatggctgggaaatgGAAAGTGCTGCAAAAAGAAG GGAGCATCACCATGGCGCTGCTGGAGAACCTGAGCCCTGGTCAGGTTTACCTGGTGAAGGTGTCTGCCTCCAACAGCATGGGTGATGGACCCTATTCAAATGCGGTGGAGCTGACTGTTAGATTAGATCCCTCCTCTGGTGGTGATGTTGGACTTTCTCGTGGCTCCACACTTTCCACAG GGTTTTCTGATGGCTTCTACCACCTGGACCAGAAGTCCATGACCGGTATCACTGTGGGAGTCTGCATCGCTCTCATCTGCATCATTATATGTGCCTTCATCATCGTCTGCAGAGGCAAAAACAG gaAATTTTCTGCAGTTAAAACTTACACAGAAGAAGTGACAACAACTGCTGCTGCTTCAATACTTCTGGGATCTGAGGGACACGCTCAGATCACTGAGATGGCCGTGCCAATGATGAGTCAGAGACATTTCATCGATGCCAAG GGTGGAACAAATCTCATCATCAATTCTCTCGGCCCCATTCAACACATCACTGACAAGGACAGGAAATGGTATTTCTTCAGATCTGATGTGAAAAAGGGCAGTAAAGTCATACAG GACATGGAACACAGCGTCCTGTCCTACCAGCCAGGAACCACAGTGTTGGCCTATGAAGAAGAGTTGTCAGGGTCTCCAAACCAGCCCACCCCTCTCCAAAGTCCCTGTGATGCAGAAGGATCCTCCAACAGCGAGGGCAGTCACGAAACTGGTGACTCGGGTCGATATTCTCACGACGAGACGGAGTTGACCAACTTGTCCTCCGGTCCAAACAGTCGTCCACCAACTCCGACAGCAGAGGACAGTGAAGACTCAGAGGCCAGTGGTTCCGCTGGAGAGCCGCATGAGGAGAGTCGCGTTCACCTGAAGGGAAAAGAGTCTGTTGTTACTGACATCAGTCATCAGGAAGCCCACTGCAGTTATCAGTCTGCTCTCCCTGTGTAG
- the prtga gene encoding protogenin A isoform X1 has protein sequence MAPLKRKLYQRLLLFAIFLPITGVLSFSELLFTKEPHDVTVMRKEATILDCQAHGEAPIDVRWLKNGVKIVPNERVYLLSNGSLFISEVESRRGDKSDEGCYQCLAQNKYGTILSQKARLTIASMSTFALQPTSIVVTEGSVARFSCKISAHPPPIITWEFNRVTLPLSTERITVLPSGVLQIQGVQRGDAGHYRCIATNIASRRRSTEATLTITPAPLPQLPQRPRIIAGPQNISVSLHQTAILECLATGNPRPLVSWSRADTKSIDVHNTKVLGNGNLIITDIKPQHGGVYMCRATTPGTRNYTVASANVTVLAPPSFVEWPESLTRPRAGTARFVCHAEGYPAPQVTWFKNGEKVHSNGRIKMYHSKLVINQIILEDDAIYQCQAENELGSVLSMARLIVVMSEDRPSAPRNIRADTVSSSAILLAWERPQYNADKVIAYSVHYMKAEGLNNEEYQVVIGNDTTRYIIDDLEPARNYTFYVVAYMPMGASRMSDHVFQHTLEDVPLRAPELSLTSHSPTDIQVSWQPLPQKLSRGRVSSYRLSYRISSESIGSQIELPGEKTQHRLESLQPDTIYLLCIAAATSVGWGEQSAWTSHRTPKASSAQVPLAPELYLEPLNCTTISARWHLTPRNSVRLLGYKLFYHEESQPESPPLQLQASAHKHTIEGLDPRKKYHVKLLAYNAVGDGYQADQTISTPGCVSVRDRLVPPPPPPNNVQARTNSSSAVFLHWGRPAFTSSNVVNYTIRCNPVGLQNASLVLYLQTNEQSLFVQDLEPNTKYEFAVRLHIDQLSSPWSPVAYQTTFPEAPTRPPSNIKVSLIEADTALVSWKLPDEPNVAVTHYTILYASRTAWMAGKWKVLQKEGSITMALLENLSPGQVYLVKVSASNSMGDGPYSNAVELTVRLDPSSGGDVGLSRGSTLSTGFSDGFYHLDQKSMTGITVGVCIALICIIICAFIIVCRGKNRKFSAVKTYTEEVTTTAAASILLGSEGHAQITEMAVPMMSQRHFIDAKGGTNLIINSLGPIQHITDKDRKWYFFRSDVKKGSKVIQDMEHSVLSYQPGTTVLAYEEELSGSPNQPTPLQSPCDAEGSSNSEGSHETGDSGRYSHDETELTNLSSGPNSRPPTPTAEDSEDSEASGSAGEPHEESRVHLKGKESVVTDISHQEAHCSYQSALPV, from the exons ATGGCTCCTCTCAAAAGGAAACTATATCAGCGTTTGCTGCTTTTTGCGATCTTTTTACCAATCACAG GTGTTTTAAGCTTTAGTGAGTTACTCTTTACCAAGGAACCCCATGATGTCACCGTCATGCGGAAAGAAGCCACTATTTTGGATTGCCAGGCACATGGAGAGGCACCCATTGACGTTAGATGGCTCAAAAATGGAGTGAAAATTGTTCCGAATGAACGGGTTTACCTGCTCTCCAATGGCTCCCTTTTTATCTCAGAGGTGGAGAGCAGAAGAGGAGACAAATCAGATGAAGGGTGCTATCAGTGCCTTGCTCAgaacaagtatggaacaatcttgAGCCAGAAAGCCCGTCTTACAATCGCAA GTATGTCCACTTTTGCACTCCAGCCGACATCCATAGTGGTGACGGAAGGCTCCGTTGCCAGGTTTTCCTGTAAAATCAGTGCGCACCCTCCTCCCATCATCACTTGGGAGTTCAACCGGGTCACATTACCCCTCTCCACTGAAAG AATTACAGTCCTGCCCAGTGGTGTTCTTCAGATCCAGGGGGTGCAGCGAGGGGATGCTGGACACTACCGCTGCATCGCCACCAATATTGCCAGCCGTCGTAGAAGCACAGAGGCAACCCTGACTATCACCCCAG CTCCACTACCCCAGCTACCCCAGAGACCCCGCATCATCGCTGGACCTCAGAACATTTCAGTGTCCTTGCATCAGACTGCCATCCTGGAATGCCTGGCCACAGGCAACCCCCGACCCCTTGTCTCTTGGAGCCGAGCAGACACCAAATCTATTGACGTGCACAACACCAAGGTACTGGGAAATGGCAACCTCATTATCACAGACATCAAGCCCCAACATGGAGGAGTCTACATGTGCAGAGCCACCACTCCTGGCACACGAAACTATACCGTCGCTTCAGCCAACGTCACCGTGCTGG CACCACCTTCTtttgtggagtggcctgaaagctTGACCCGTCCGCGTGCCGGCACCGCCCGTTTTGTGTGCCATGCTGAGGGATATCCAGCACCTCAGGTCACGTGGTTTAAGAACGGAGAGAAAGTCCACTCCAATGGCCGAATCAAGATGTACCATAG CAAACTGGTCATCAACCAGATCATTCTTGAAGATGACGCCATTTATCAGTGCCAAGCGGAAAATGAGCTGGGATCTGTTCTGTCCATGGCAAGGCTCATTGTGGTGATGTCAGAAGACCGGCCAAGCGCTCCCAGGAACATCCGAGCTGACACTGTGTCGAGCTCGGCCATCCTCCTGGcttgggaaaggcctcagtacaacgCGGATAAAGTCATTGCTTACTCTGTTCATTACATGAAAGCTGAAG GATTGAACAATGAGGAATATCAAGTTGTCATTGGAAACGATACGACCCGTTACATTATTGATGATCTGGAGCCGGCTCGCAACTACACCTTCTACGTGGTGGCCTACATGCCGATGGGAGCCAGTCGCATGTCGGACCACGTCTTCCAGCACACGCTAGAGGATG TTCCCCTGCGGGCCCCAGAGCTCAGCCTCACCAGCCACAGCCCCACAGACATCCAGGTGTCTTGGCAGCCGCTCCCTCAGAAGCTGAGCCGTGGTCGAGTTTCCAGCTACCGCTTGTCCTATCGTATCAGTTCCGAGAGCATAGGATCACAAATAGAGCTACCAGGAGAAAAGACTCAACATCGTCTGGAAAGCCTGCAGCCTGACACCATCTACCTTCTGTGTATTGCTGCTGCCACCAGTGTCGGGTGGGGGGAGCAATCCGCCTGGACGTCTCACCGCACTCCAAAGGCATCTAGTGCTCAAG TTCCTCTGGCTCCAGAGCTGTATCTGGAACCCTTAAACTGCACCACTATTTCAGCCCGCTGGCATTTGACTCCCAGAAACTCGGTCAGACTTCTGGGCTACAAACTTTTCTACCACGAGGAAAGCCAACCTGAGAGCCCCCCACTGCAGCTGCAAGCTTCAGCTCATAAACACACCATCGAAGGCCTCG ACCCAAGAAAGAAGTACCACGTCAAGCTTCTGGCTTATAATGCTGTTGGAGACGGATACCAGGCAGACCAGACCATCAGCACCCCCGGATGTGTCT CTGTTCGAGATCGCCTGGTgccacctccacctccacctAACAACGTTCAGGCCCGGACCAACAGCTCCAGTGCTGTGTTTCTACACTGGGGGCGACCAGCCTTCACCTCCAGCAATGTGGTCAACTACACAATCCGCTGCAACCCTGTAGGCCTTCAGAATGCCTCGCTGGTTCTCTACCTGCAGAC GAACGAGCAGAGCCTCTTTGTGCAAGATCTGGAGCCCAACACCAAGTATGAGTTTGCTGTTCGCCTCCATATTGACCAGCTCTCCAGCCCCTGGAGTCCTGTGGCGTACCAGACCACGTTTCCTGAAG CTCCCACGAGACCTCCGTCCAACATCAAAGTGTCCCTGATTGAGGCGGACACAGCACTTGTCTCATGGAAACTCCCAGATGAACCCAATGTAGCTGTGACACACTACACCATCTTGTATGCCTCTAGAActgcctggatggctgggaaatgGAAAGTGCTGCAAAAAGAAG GGAGCATCACCATGGCGCTGCTGGAGAACCTGAGCCCTGGTCAGGTTTACCTGGTGAAGGTGTCTGCCTCCAACAGCATGGGTGATGGACCCTATTCAAATGCGGTGGAGCTGACTGTTAGATTAGATCCCTCCTCTGGTGGTGATGTTGGACTTTCTCGTGGCTCCACACTTTCCACAG GGTTTTCTGATGGCTTCTACCACCTGGACCAGAAGTCCATGACCGGTATCACTGTGGGAGTCTGCATCGCTCTCATCTGCATCATTATATGTGCCTTCATCATCGTCTGCAGAGGCAAAAACAG gaAATTTTCTGCAGTTAAAACTTACACAGAAGAAGTGACAACAACTGCTGCTGCTTCAATACTTCTGGGATCTGAGGGACACGCTCAGATCACTGAGATGGCCGTGCCAATGATGAGTCAGAGACATTTCATCGATGCCAAG GGTGGAACAAATCTCATCATCAATTCTCTCGGCCCCATTCAACACATCACTGACAAGGACAGGAAATGGTATTTCTTCAGATCTGATGTGAAAAAGGGCAGTAAAGTCATACAG GACATGGAACACAGCGTCCTGTCCTACCAGCCAGGAACCACAGTGTTGGCCTATGAAGAAGAGTTGTCAGGGTCTCCAAACCAGCCCACCCCTCTCCAAAGTCCCTGTGATGCAGAAGGATCCTCCAACAGCGAGGGCAGTCACGAAACTGGTGACTCGGGTCGATATTCTCACGACGAGACGGAGTTGACCAACTTGTCCTCCGGTCCAAACAGTCGTCCACCAACTCCGACAGCAGAGGACAGTGAAGACTCAGAGGCCAGTGGTTCCGCTGGAGAGCCGCATGAGGAGAGTCGCGTTCACCTGAAGGGAAAAGAGTCTGTTGTTACTGACATCAGTCATCAGGAAGCCCACTGCAGTTATCAGTCTGCTCTCCCTGTGTAG